One Oryza sativa Japonica Group chromosome 8, ASM3414082v1 DNA window includes the following coding sequences:
- the LOC107277247 gene encoding uncharacterized protein isoform X1, with protein MASAANVKLEDLGAAVDELDQISGSRAHHLVEHTSSSSVPSSVMDVQSLLPQAMTMSISTPELLLPLGEGTLDDVDDLLTRELRVPFLALGAAAAPYSGNGSDGGFAREHGMDAEQVKIDIPSGAANAAADADARGGNLASAVIGIAAASFAVTMLAAGAISPPLTFGLFVLLLGGLSLAVSGVRRS; from the exons ATGGCTTCCGCTGCCAACGTGAAGCTTGAGGatctcggcgccgccgtcgacgagctcGACCAGATCAG CGGATCTAGAGCTCATCACCTCGTGGAGCACACTTCAAGCTCGAGCGTTCCAAGCTCGGTCATGGACGTTCAATCACTGCTTCCCCAAGCCATGACCATGAGTATCTCCACGCCTGAGCTGCTCTTGCCCCTCGGCGAGGGGACTCTGGACGACGTCGACGACCTCCTCACGCGCGAGCTGCGCGTGCCGTTCTTGGCtctgggcgccgccgccgcgccctacTCCGGcaacggcagcgacggcggcttcGCGCGCGAGCACGGCATGGATGCTGAGCAG GTTAAGATTGATATTCCCAGTGGAGCGGCAAACGCAGCCGCGGACGCAGATGCTCGCGGCGGCAACCTTGCTTCGGCCGTAATCGGGATCGCCGCTGCCTCATTTGCGGTAACtatgctcgccgccggcgccatcagTCCGCCGCTGACATTTGGTCTCTTTGTGCTTCTGCTCGGCGGCCTCTCTCTTGCTGTCTCCGGTGTTCGTCGTTCGTAA
- the LOC107277247 gene encoding uncharacterized protein isoform X2 codes for MASAANVKLEDLGAAVDELDQISSGSRAHHLVEHTSSSSVPSSVMDVQSLLPQAMTMSISTPELLLPLGEGTLDDVDDLLTRELRVPFLALGAAAAPYSGNGSDGGFAREHGMDAEQVKIDIPSGAANAAADADARGGNLASAVIGIAAASFAVTMLAAGAISPPLTFGLFVLLLGGLSLAVSGVRRS; via the exons ATGGCTTCCGCTGCCAACGTGAAGCTTGAGGatctcggcgccgccgtcgacgagctcGACCAGATCAG CAGCGGATCTAGAGCTCATCACCTCGTGGAGCACACTTCAAGCTCGAGCGTTCCAAGCTCGGTCATGGACGTTCAATCACTGCTTCCCCAAGCCATGACCATGAGTATCTCCACGCCTGAGCTGCTCTTGCCCCTCGGCGAGGGGACTCTGGACGACGTCGACGACCTCCTCACGCGCGAGCTGCGCGTGCCGTTCTTGGCtctgggcgccgccgccgcgccctacTCCGGcaacggcagcgacggcggcttcGCGCGCGAGCACGGCATGGATGCTGAGCAG GTTAAGATTGATATTCCCAGTGGAGCGGCAAACGCAGCCGCGGACGCAGATGCTCGCGGCGGCAACCTTGCTTCGGCCGTAATCGGGATCGCCGCTGCCTCATTTGCGGTAACtatgctcgccgccggcgccatcagTCCGCCGCTGACATTTGGTCTCTTTGTGCTTCTGCTCGGCGGCCTCTCTCTTGCTGTCTCCGGTGTTCGTCGTTCGTAA
- the LOC107281872 gene encoding uncharacterized protein, which produces MAQSKMADAVLADGRATGYTRELAAPSADWFLRMSHAGGGLGGGNDFTGNAVALYSSVGDYAGDQRTVLVDMDRVGELVHGEARNTGAPYTGAGGFARGHVALLVDQDRAGGLPLGGVADFLERDTAEHFAGLGALYSSNGGGVARAHGHGAPAPLLDKDRAGELPLGGVADFVERDMAAPHTVAGGVPFDKAQSVGTAAGAAPSSPNAAQVTIDVDFVAEAIEAKRAVGGRGSNLASAVVGIVTASSAVTMVAAGDVSPPVAFGLFVLMIAGLSLAVSGVRRV; this is translated from the exons ATGGCGCAATCAAAGATGGCGGATGCCGTCCTGGCCGACGGCCGCGCCACCGGCTACACGCGGGAGCTCGCCGCGCCATCCGCTGATTGGTTTCTGCGCATgagccacgccggcggcggccttggcGGGGGGAACGACTTCACCGGCAACGCCGTCGCGCTCTACTCCAGCGTCGGCGACTACGCGGGCGACCAACGCACGGTGCTCGTGGACATGGACCGCGTCGGCGAGCTTGTCCATGGCGAGGCCCGCAACACCGGCGCGCCTTACACCGGGGCAGGAGGCTTCGCGCGCGGCCACGTCGCGCTGCTCGTGGACCAGGACCGCGCCGGCGGGCTTCCCCTTGGTGGCGTGGCCGACTTCCTCGAGCGCGACACGGCCGAGCACTTCGCCGGGTTGGGCGCGCTCTACTCCAGCAACGGCGGTGgcgtcgcgcgcgcgcacggACACGGTGCGCCAGCGCCACTCCTGGACAAGGACCGCGCCGGCGAGCTTCCCCTTGGCGGCGTGGCCGACTTCGTCGAGCGCGACATGGCCGCGCCCCACACCGTCGCCGGTGGCGTGCCCTTCGACAAGGCGCAGAGCGTGGGCACCGCGGCCGGAGCGGCGCCTTCCTCCCCGAACGCGGCGCAG GTTACAATTGATGTGGATTTCGTTGCTGAGGCGATAGAGGCGAAGAGAGCAGTCGGCGGCCGTGGCAGCAACCTTGCTTCAGCCGTGGTGGGGATTGTCACCGCCTCATCTGCCGTcaccatggtcgccgccggcgatgtcAGCCCGCCGGTGGCATTCGGGCTCTTCGTCCTCATGATCGCCGGACTCTCGCTGGCGGTCTCCGGCGTTCGCCGTGTGTGA
- the LOC107278382 gene encoding uncharacterized protein isoform X2 — MAAKSGEFVAVPVAAHPHDSASEPEPVTDGLIPGKDRAAAGARVLERDHRAPFADRDARPRLTVADTDGADVFARERGVSSREALLSKNGPAGLAVSDLFFKRETGAPLVDMARAGGLTVGGTNANDVFALERGVSESDLLPRETGEPLLLLLLLLDKHRDVFARERGMSFGDALLGNNHPAGLREIDTPLLDEKFFSDDYSFARKTAAPPFAGLVAADEHGARTDKALRPAPSAPHSEQVAIDVLVGAKEVPVAAGADSGGGHGGNLSTVVGIFAASTAVTMVAAGPVSPPVAFGAFLLLLGFGSFTDEFGPNS, encoded by the exons ATGGCGGCGAAGTCCGGCGAGTTCGTGGCCGTGCCCGTCGCGGCGCATCCCCATGATAGCGCCTCCGAGccggagcccgtcaccgatggcCTCATCCCGGGCAaggaccgcgccgccgccggggcgcgcGTCCTAGAGCGCGATCACCGCGCGCCGTTCGCCGACCGCGACGCGCGGCCACGCCTAACCGTGGCCGACACCGACGGCGCCGACGTCTtcgcgcgcgagcgcggcgTGTCCTCCCGCGAGGCCCTCCTCAGCAAGAACGGTCCGGCCGGTCTGGCCGTGTCCGACCTCTTCTTCAAGCGCGAGACCGGTGCGCCGCTAGTGGACATGGCCCGTGCCGGCGGGCTGACCGTGGGTGGCACCAACGCCAACGACGTCTTCGCGCTCGAGCGCGGCGTGTCCGAGTCCGACCTCCTCCCGCGTGAGACCGGCgagcctctcctcctcctcctcctcctcctcgacaagCACCGCGACGTGTTCGCGCGTGAACGCGGCATGTCATTCGGCGACGCCCTCCTGGGAAACAATCACCCCGCTGGGCTGCGCGAGATCGACACACCTCTCCTGGACGAGAAATTCTTCTCCGACGACTACTCCTTCGCGCGCAAGACAGCCGCGCCGCCCTTCGCCGGGCTTGTCGCGGCCGACGAGCACGGCGCGCGCACCGACAAGGCTCTCCGCCCGGCGCCTTCCGCCCCGCACTCGGAGCAG GTTGCCATTGATGTTCTTGTCGGTGCCAAGGAGGTGCCGGTAGCGGCCGGTGCAGattccggcggcggccatggcggcaacCTGTCAACTGTGGTGGGGATTTTCGCTGCTTCAACCGCCGTcaccatggtcgccgccggccccgTCAGCCCGCCGGTGGCGTTTGGTGCCTTTCTCCTGCTGCTTG GATTCGGATCCTTTACAGATGAATTTGGACCGAATTCATAG
- the LOC107278382 gene encoding uncharacterized protein isoform X1, with the protein MAAKSGEFVAVPVAAHPHDSASEPEPVTDGLIPGKDRAAAGARVLERDHRAPFADRDARPRLTVADTDGADVFARERGVSSREALLSKNGPAGLAVSDLFFKRETGAPLVDMARAGGLTVGGTNANDVFALERGVSESDLLPRETGEPLLLLLLLLDKHRDVFARERGMSFGDALLGNNHPAGLREIDTPLLDEKFFSDDYSFARKTAAPPFAGLVAADEHGARTDKALRPAPSAPHSEQVAIDVLVGAKEVPVAAGADSGGGHGGNLSTVVGIFAASTAVTMVAAGPVSPPVAFGAFLLLLGGLLVSVSRVLENQLVDDI; encoded by the exons ATGGCGGCGAAGTCCGGCGAGTTCGTGGCCGTGCCCGTCGCGGCGCATCCCCATGATAGCGCCTCCGAGccggagcccgtcaccgatggcCTCATCCCGGGCAaggaccgcgccgccgccggggcgcgcGTCCTAGAGCGCGATCACCGCGCGCCGTTCGCCGACCGCGACGCGCGGCCACGCCTAACCGTGGCCGACACCGACGGCGCCGACGTCTtcgcgcgcgagcgcggcgTGTCCTCCCGCGAGGCCCTCCTCAGCAAGAACGGTCCGGCCGGTCTGGCCGTGTCCGACCTCTTCTTCAAGCGCGAGACCGGTGCGCCGCTAGTGGACATGGCCCGTGCCGGCGGGCTGACCGTGGGTGGCACCAACGCCAACGACGTCTTCGCGCTCGAGCGCGGCGTGTCCGAGTCCGACCTCCTCCCGCGTGAGACCGGCgagcctctcctcctcctcctcctcctcctcgacaagCACCGCGACGTGTTCGCGCGTGAACGCGGCATGTCATTCGGCGACGCCCTCCTGGGAAACAATCACCCCGCTGGGCTGCGCGAGATCGACACACCTCTCCTGGACGAGAAATTCTTCTCCGACGACTACTCCTTCGCGCGCAAGACAGCCGCGCCGCCCTTCGCCGGGCTTGTCGCGGCCGACGAGCACGGCGCGCGCACCGACAAGGCTCTCCGCCCGGCGCCTTCCGCCCCGCACTCGGAGCAG GTTGCCATTGATGTTCTTGTCGGTGCCAAGGAGGTGCCGGTAGCGGCCGGTGCAGattccggcggcggccatggcggcaacCTGTCAACTGTGGTGGGGATTTTCGCTGCTTCAACCGCCGTcaccatggtcgccgccggccccgTCAGCCCGCCGGTGGCGTTTGGTGCCTTTCTCCTGCTGCTTGGTGGCCTCTTAGTTTCTGTCTCCCGTGTTCTTGAGAATCAGCTGGTTGATGATATCTGA